In Carya illinoinensis cultivar Pawnee chromosome 6, C.illinoinensisPawnee_v1, whole genome shotgun sequence, a single genomic region encodes these proteins:
- the LOC122312649 gene encoding uncharacterized protein LOC122312649, with amino-acid sequence MTSPVEVGNRWVDSQDFVPDSLIQPQEEVRREEDLVLIEDIPVEDWGQENQVGEMLEEMHSMSDQEAGEVNAISGMDKDYIGLGTSRGRLKKLVKRFNVKVVALAETFVDERKMDKIKKSLWLDNGCSNQEKAGKIWLLWDKSVDVHVFRVSDQFMTAKVWEGNTVILLTFVYAKCSYGLRRKLWKDLEEEAQMNIPWMILGDFNVIRTNGERRGGAPRPMIAMEEFNSWISESGLLEINTQGNQLSWCNGREGVARCWARLDRGFMNTQFLELLPHISLTYLERSTSDHSPMIVSSDQHVQRYGPSPFRFIHMWMDHEEFFNLARNCWEKEGSGSGLEKLAFKLKRMKQMLKTWNKDKFGRVEIMIRELEQTVDDLDFKLQEGYEDAIEQDLLISKIELDIWRKREESMLAQKAKVNWLKLGDNNTRYFHSVLKRWQQNQIHHMLKTDGTSFDTPEEVHEGAVEYFQKLLRKGEEGDLPDLNTLIDKAISEEENIELLKSPSVEEIQQALFSIPKESSPGPDGFGSAFYIRCWDFVKGDVIEAVKDFFAGNQFPRYYTASYVALIPKTQHPASFDKFRPISLCSVIYKVCSKVLVARLVHILPRLISPEQGAFVAKRSILENVSLTQEMVHSIHKKKNGGNVMLKVDMSKAYDRVNWKFLLHVLETFGFSEGVCGLIKSCITTPWYSILLNGTAKGFFKGERGLRQGDPLSPYLFILMEEVLSRLLKNHYATGVIEGYSQARGTPLISHLLYADDIAIFTNGAKRSIKAVVKVLGVYEKWSGQKVNKEKSDIFFSKHIPQARRREALNLTGFGEGIFPMKYLGVSIVDGKLKVRHLEELVHKIQTKVSGWKTRLLSAGGKLTLIKHVLSSIPIYLLSILQVPKLVVSSINRTISSFFWGETSGKPKKKWCAWSKICKPKAEGGLGIRDLEETQRALHAKFAWNIINGNSLWACFFRGKYVRDSHLSLVKATKGSRFWRMVMKQIPFVLENSRWKVRRGDINFWLDSWMEEGPLSETLQITEHPGMKIRECKLDNAWDVQLLEHMVRREKTEQIIETLGNPREGPDFLIWTTSIDGKFTTGNAWECLRVKNPETSWSTWVWHGLLPKKISIMVWKAWNNSLSVDDRLRRIGIPVVSKCNCCSGGGYEDINHVLYAGEFAQQVWRKCAQFLGFTFREGSTWKDYMSLWFRRASRSTQVGVSWGILPSIVTWRLWLRRCRVRAGEGAESIEETWQAIRFWVASLLKNAAKFQKVACRDRELLENLNIDIAPVREKRVQVVRWIKPLQGSFKLNTDGSSNPGSSGAGGLLRNDAGNLVFAFSVNFGAGSNNAAELRAIIYGLKMCQQQRISRVEVETDSQLVVNWLSGARCGVWYLEDYWEEAVNLIKEGEHSIKHTFREGNAPADFLAKFGAQGRDQIWNNVMLLPRKLRGLIRTDKLALPFLRIR; translated from the exons ATGACCTCCCCTGTCGAAGTGGGTAACAGGTGGGTAGACTCACAGGACTTTGTTCCAGATAGTCTGATACAACCTCAAGAAGAAGTTAGAAGGGAGGAAGACCTTGTTCTTATAGAAGATATACCGGTGGAAGACTGGGGACAAGAGAACCAGGTGGGTGAAATGCTGGAAGAGATGCATTCAATGTCTGATCAGGAAGCGGGTGAAGTGAACGCCATATCAGGGATGGATAAGGATTACAT AGGACTGGGCACGTCGAGAGGAAGGTTGAAAAAGCTGGTAAAAAGATTTAACGTAAAAGTAGTGGCGTTGGCAGAAACTTTTGTGGATGAGAGGAAGATGGATAAAATAAAGAAGAGCCTATGGCTGGACAACGGGTGCTCAAACCAGGAAAAGGCTGGAAAAATATGGCTGCTATGGGATAAGAGTGTAGACGTGCATGTATTCCGCGTGAGTGACCAATTTATGACGGCAAAAGTGTGGGAGGGAAACACGGTGATCTTACTAACCTTCGTGTATGCCAAGTGCAGTTATGGGTTACGTAGAAAGTTATGGAAGGATTTGGAGGAGGAAGCGCAGATGAACATACCTTGGATGATACTGGGTGACTTCAATGTAATAAGAACCAATGGTGAAAGGAGGGGAGGTGCTCCTAGGCCCATGATAGCAATGGAGGAGTTCAATAGCTGGATTAGTGAGTCTGGTCTCCTGGAAATCAATACCCAAGGCAACCAATTATCCTGGTGCAACGGGCGAGAAGGTGTAGCAAGGTGCTGGGCTCGGCTAGACAGAGGCTTCATGAATACCCAGTTCCTAGAGTTGCTCCCCCATATTTCTTTAACTTATCTTGAGCGCAGTACGTCGGATCACTCTCCAATGATAGTTTCAAGTGACCAACACGTCCAGAGGTACGGGCCATCTCCATTCCGTTTTATACATATGTGGATGGATCATGAAGAATTCTTTAACCTTGCTAGAAATTGTTGGGAGAAGGAAGGCTCGGGTAGTGGCTTGGAAAAGTTAGCTTTTAAGCTCAAGCGGATGAAACAGATGCTTAAAACGTGGAACAAGGATAAGTTTGGCCGGGTGGAAATAATGATCCGAGAGCTTGAACAGACGGTGGATGATCTTGACTTTAAATTACAGGAGGGTTATGAAGATGCAATAGAGCAAGATCTACTAATCTCAAAAATAGAACTAGATATATGGAGAAAGAGGGAGGAGTCGATGCTAGCACAGAAGGCCAAAGTAAACTGGCTCAAATTAGGGGACAACAATACTCGCTATTTTCACTCAGTCTTGAAGAGATGGCAGCAGAATCAAATACATCATATGCTCAAAACTGATGGAACTTCTTTTGACACTCCCGAAGAAGTACACGAGGGAGCTGTTGAATATTTCCAAAAATTGTTAAGAAAAGGAGAGGAGGGGGACCTACCTGACCTGAACACTTTAATAGACAAAGCAATATCAGAAGAGGAAAACATAGAGCTACTTAAGAGCCCCTCTGTCGAAGAAATTCAGCAGGCACTCTTCAGTATTCCAAAGGAAAGCAGCCCAGGACCCGACGGCTTTGGTTCCGCCTTTTATATACGCTGCTGGGATTTTGTCAAAGGAGATgtgatagaagcagtaaaggaCTTCTTTGCAGGAAATCAATTTCCTCGGTACTATACGGCATCTTATGTAGCCTTAATTCCCAAAACGCAGCATCCAGCCAGTTTCGACAAATTCAGGCCCATAAGTCTATGCTCGGTGATATACAAAGTGTGTTCGAAAGTATTAGTAGCGAGGCTCGTACACATCCTGCCGAGATTAATATCTCCAGAACAGGGAGCGTTCGTAGCCAAGAGAAGCATCCTCGAGAATGTCAGCTTGACTCAAGAAATGGTGCACTCcattcacaaaaagaaaaatgggggGAACGTGATGCTGAAGGTAGACATGTCTAAAGCATACGACCGAGTGAATTGGAAGTTTCTCCTGCATGTGCTGGAAACCTTTGGTTTTTCGGAAGGGGTATGTGGGCTGATTAAATCGTGCATAACAACACCTTGGTACTCTATCCTGTTGAATGGTACTGCAAAAGGTTTCTTTAAAGGGGAAAGAGGTCTCCGGCAAGGAGATCCCCTTTCGCCATATTTATTCATCTTGATGGAGGAAGTGCTCTCGAGGCTACTAAAGAATCATTACGCAACTGGAGTGATTGAAGGATACTCCCAAGCAAGAGGAACGCCTCTCATCTCTCACTTGCTATACGCAGATGACATAGCAATTTTCACTAACGGTGCGAAACGCTCCATAAAGGCAGTGGTCAAAGTACTGGGGGTATACGAAAAGTGGTCTGGTCAGAAAGTGAATAAAGAGAAGTCTGACATTTTTTTCTCCAAACACATCCCTCAAGCCAGGAGAAGGGAAGCTTTGAATCTTACaggttttggagagggaattttTCCGATGAAATATTTAGGAGTGTCTATAGTAGATGGCAAACTGAAAGTCCGGCATTTGGAAGAACTAGTTCACAAGATTCAGACAAAAGTCAGTGGATGGAAGACTAGACTCCTTTCGGCCGGAGGGAAACTCACTCTCATTAAACACGTTTTGTCGAGCATTCCTATATATCTCCTCTCAATTTTGCAGGTGCCAAAATTGGTAGTCTCCTCAATCAATCGCACTATTAGCTCCTTTTTCTGGGGTGAAACAAGTggcaaaccaaaaaagaaatggtGTGCCTGGAGTAAGATTTGCAAACCGAAGGCCGAAGGGGGCTTGGGTATCCGGGATTTAGAAGAAACTCAAAGAGCATTACATGCAAAATTCGCCTGGAACATTATAAACGGAAATTCTTTATGGGCTTGTTTTTTTCGGGGGAAGTACGTAAGGGACTCCCACCTGTCGCTCGTGAAGGCCACAAAGGGCTCTAGATTTTGGAGAATGGTGATGAAACAAATCCCTTTTGTTCTGGAAAACTCTCGCTGGAAAGTGCGCCGGGGAGATATCAATTTCTGGTTGGACTCCTGGATGGAGGAAGGACCACTTTCGGAGACTCTTCAAATCACAGAACACCCCGGTATGAAAATACGAGAGTGTAAGCTGGATAACGCATGGGACGTGCAACTCTTAGAGCATATGGTTCGGCGAGAAAAAACAGAGCAGATCATAGAAACATTGGGGAACCCGAGGGAAGGGCCGGATTTTCTGATATGGACAACCTCTATAGATGGAAAATTTACGACAGGAAATGCTTGGGAGTGCCTAAGAGTGAAGAATCCGGAAACATCATGGTCAACGTGGGTTTGGCATGGGttattaccaaaaaaaatctcGATCATGGTATGGAAAGCATGGAATAATAGTCTGAGTGTGGATGATCGGTTGAGAAGGATAGGAATCCCGGTGGTATCAAAATGTAACTGCTGCAGTGGAGGTGGCTATGAGGATATTAACCATGTCCTATATGCAGGAGAATTCGCACAACAAGTATGGAGGAAATGTGCTCAGTTTCTGGGTTTTACTTTTCGTGAGGGATCAACGTGGAAAGATTATATGTCACTGTGGTTTAGACGTGCGTCTCGGTCAACTCAAGTGGGAGTAAGCTGGGGCATTCTTCCTTCCATAGTAACGTGGAGATTGTGGTTGAGGAGGTGCAGAGTACGAGCGGGAGAAGGAGCTGAATCCATAGAGGAAACATGGCAGGCAATCAGATTCTGGGTAGCAAGCCTATTAAAGAATGCTGCAAAATTCCAGAAGGTGGCATGCAGGGATAGGGAATTGCTGGAGAATTTAAATATAGATATAGCCCCAGTAAGAGAAAAACGAGTGCAGGTGGTAAGATGGATAAAGCCTCTGCAGGGGAGTTTTAAGCTCAACACTGACGGCAGTAGTAATCCTGGAAGCTCAGGTGCAGGGGGACTTCTCCGAAATGATGCAGGCAACCTAGTTTTTGCCTTCTCGGTGAACTTTGGAGCTGGAAGTAACAACGCAGCAGAATTGAGAGCAATCATATATGGCCTAAAAATGTGTCAACAACAGAGGATTAGTAGAGTG
- the LOC122312650 gene encoding uncharacterized protein LOC122312650, whose amino-acid sequence MPAGKARTFADLVSAVPQPLPEVHLPMRPPKIIDGQVCFMFSKEEMAASAAPFRFSLVLKFLRQRPSLDAIRMFIRNRWGLGGNAVVSSMGKNKHVFVRLTSEEDFNKAFSRETSEVNGVPYRVFHWTPGFTEGEESPIVPVWVMLPGLPPNYYHDSILKILTAPLGNFIRSDNSTRCATRTDGARVCLEMDASRQHLDFFWIGALGSGFRQEVVFKTLPAYCLRCKMQGHNQKTCRKDKSKPDPTIVRIQAAKETNEVLPNVVEGPVDVGGIEVTELDAVEDVGEPIRTGEANVKLTPQMGEQREE is encoded by the coding sequence ATGCCGGCTGGCAAAGCTAGAACTTTTGCTGACCTGGTGTCGGCGGTCCCACAGCCTTTGCCGGAGGTTCACCTTCCGATGAGGCCTCCTAAAATCATTGACGGACAGGTCTGCTTCATGTTCTCCAAAGAAGAAATGGCAGCTTCGGCGGCTCCCTTCAGGTTCTCCCTGGTTCTGAAATTTCTTAGACAGAGACCATCTCTTGACGCCATAAGGATGTTTATACGTAACAGATGGGGTTTAGGGGGGAATGCGGTTGTTTCTTCCATGGGCAAAAATAAGCATGTTTTTGTACGACTCACGTCGGAGGAAGACTTTAACAAAGCCTTCTCTCGGGAGACGAGTGAGGTTAACGGAGTTCCTTACAGAGTCTTTCACTGGACGCCGGGCTTCACGGAAGGGGAGGAGTCTCCGATAGTCCCGGTTTGGGTCATGCTTCCAGGCTTGCCACCGAACTATTACCATGACTCCATCCTCAAGATCTTAACGGCACCGCTAGGTAATTTCATTCGGTCTGATAACTCAACCCGCTGCGCGACGAGAACGGATGGCGCCCGAGTGTGTCTGGAAATGGATGCATCTCGGCAGCATCTGGACTTTTTCTGGATAGGTGCACTGGGGTCTGGCTTTAGACAAGAAGTTGTTTTCAAGACCCTGCCGGCTTATTGTTTACGTTGCAAAATGCAGGGGCACAACCAAAAAACCTGCAGGAAAGACAAGAGCAAACCAGACCCTACTATAGTACGTATTCAGGCAGCAAAGGAAACTAATGAGGTGTTACCGAATGTTGTAGAAGGGCCAGTTGACGTGGGAGGCATTGAAGTAACAGAGCTTGATGCTGTGGAAGACGTGGGAGAACCCATTCGGACTGGAGAGGCGAACGTGAAACTGACTCCTCAGATGGGAGAGCAGCGGGAAGAATAG